tcttagagtgactgcattaacgtgctctcttggattcacaaaaggttgtgatgggaATGTTGTAGACGCATGAGCCTTCATAAGATTCATATATTTGTCGCCAATTGCCCAATCTGAGTATGCAAATATTTAAAGGCAACATCGTTCTTTTGTTGATCTTTCAGTACTGTTTCCCTAAGACCCTGTGTAGAAGAAGCAAAACTATGCATAGTTTGCAAGATGCTATTGAGCTTATCGTCAACAGATGAATCTTTATTATGTGCTTGAtgctgttgtggttgctgaaactattgttgaaaaccaccctgtcttgcatatggattaagatctgcagcttgcttgttagcataactgaaattaggatgataTTTCCAACCAATATTATAAGTATTATAATATGGGTCATACCTGGGCCTCTTATTAGGAAATATAACATTTACCTCAGCTTCTTcttcatatgaaggaataatcactgctgccatcctttgtactaccttctctatgttTTTCATTCGTTTCTCTGATTGTGAAGTTTCCTCCATGTTGCTAACTCTTATGACATCTGAGTTATTTATGGTGTAAAATTGTTGAGCATTCGAAGACATACTCTCGATCAAACTAGTTGCCCGCGAGATCGTCAGTAAGTGAATCACCAGCGGCTGCATCAATCAAGTTCCGTTGCTCTGGAAGTAACCattcgtagaagtattgaatgatgagtgttaGGGATATGTTGTGATGGGGACAGCTTGCCACTAACTTTTTGTACCTATCCCAGTATTCATAAAGAGATTCCCATGTAATCTGAAGaataccactaatctctttacgaacggATGTTaccttagaagcaggaaaatacttctctaaaaatagctttttcatctcgttccatgttgtaatactccctagaggaaggtaatacaaccattcttccgccGAATATATGAAATCGAATTGAAAAGCTTGCAACAAAGCTATATAACTGTCTTCGGTactttgcctaagacttgtcatcttctgTTGAAATTGTCGAAGATGACGATTCAGATCTTCgcctggaagtcccttgaaccttggtagatgatgaagtagactcaacttcagctccactgggttagttattgtaatacacagtggttgtgaatctaagcatggagatgttaACTCTCTCGCAGCTTCCTCTCCACAGTTGGAGGTGGTGGAGATTTGTGTCGTCGTccaccattgttgatgtagaagtTTCTTCTTGCGTTTGCTGACGTGCTTGTAGTATCGTTCCTCTACGAGTTTGGATTCCGCACCTCTGGTATTCCCagtctttcggtgccagagattaagtacctgaaaccacaaatctagaaaacgaaattaaaaactaaaaagaaattctaaaaacaagatcaaaactaataaaaataacaactaaagctaccaacTGCTCCCTggaaacggcgccaaaatttgatgtgtgtcgtgagtgcaacaaactaataatcttatttccacacaattaactggtaatataatggaagtaaggatcgttaccacgaagagcagtgagttttagttgtcaaagtgtcacaagggggggggggggggggggttgttttAGATTTCGAAAAAAGTatataatcaaagcaaataaagttgtattgtaatcaataaagagagatatgatcgaggaatccttcttccttAATAAATCGTCAATGAGTCATTATATTTGcatactcgtcgttaatcatagattatcaccaaccgtggaataacatctagatcaatgttatcccctaaattccttatatcactggatatggaagctctcgcctaccagattctgttcaacgaaccaccaagtagtagatcactcaaggtgtaatccaatcgaatgctttatcttttgtgaatttataggttgatcctactagttagactcttagatcaaggtccactttttagtgttgtttatacacacaatcgctccacagaatccctctgcaaggtgtTTTGTTCTCTATTTGTGTACaatttattcgacgattacttatctcctaacttaatactggcaatagattgaatcaacaaatcaatttagttgtccacctaaacaatctatcaatcaatcataaaaattCAAATGGTataaacaaacaataatcatacgAAGAACTttaaagtagattaatataataactcaaatcttgtttacaacttagaattcatcctcaatcaataggtgtttagctactcatagatgTACAAAcacccatgatatacatataagaaaaggttAGAGATATCGTCACGATTGAGAATCGCTCCGAAACCCTAGATTTCACTGTGTGTGATTTTTCTTCTCTCCtagacttacaatttcgtgacctaatgatgtgatatcattttacataatCTAAcatctttttataggtttacattgcttggtcttcacgtatttagtttggttcaagaacccgacccgaaataacgaatccaaacgtgcccttaggctttccaaggtaaTACACGTattccacttgctaagttcgcgaacccattccgcgaaattcaaattccagcagaaattttcggaattaaagtatgaaaccagtccgcgaactttactgtctcCGGTATTCAACAAAAACttattttggccacaacttcttcatccgaactcggagtgacctcattatttttgtattctttttatatttaaattatcttaaagatggtgatgataaatgcttaatttgaatgatttaagatcggtctttggcccttctcttgattttgagagttttgctccttttcgtcgcacttcttcaacttctcttggatttgggcacttggatacttggaatacttctcttcatagctcttttcagcactgtgtagctcatttttggatgattcacctaatagaggcaaataagagacaacaagagtaataatacgaaaatatgcatgaataatagctaaaacaagtatggaatggacactaaaatcatatgaactatgcacttatcaatatacaaaatatctaaattgattgattttgcatCAGTTTGCAAAATTTCAATAATCCTGATTTTGTGTCAAcctgccaaaagtagatttttgccCAAAAATGGAGCATGCGTGATATcttgatccctattggtcgagagtaaacctaggcaagctaagTAACCAGCCCATCATGGAGCTGGTAGGAGTATAATCCTACAAAAAGtctttaaaataagaaaaatgaaaCTGCGGCAATTAAAGGCAGCAGCAAAAGGGGCGCAGTCGCGCCACTTGGCCGGTCGGTTTTCCCTAGATGGCGCCTTCCATCACCGACCGGCCTGCCTCATGTTGTTACCCGTCATCCCCTCTTTCGACTTGACCAATCATATCGCTTCTAGCCTACCTGCTACTACTCCAAATTGTTAGCCAAACTAGGATAGTCGCATTGCTTCTTATATAAGACAAATAATCTAGATTgtccaagtcagtcgcagaacgatcacgaccacacgacttgGCCGGTCGATTTGACGAACTTGGCTACTTCCCGGCGCGACCAAATAAGTTCCATGATACTCACTGACGGACCCACTTTTATCTCAGCCAATCAGAAACTCTCCTAGATCCTGGCAACTGCTCAAAGTGGGCTGGTCATGCTCCTTATAAAACCTTAAATAAATTCAACGATAATCAGaaactgccgtaaatcatctcaacCGCTCAAGTTGAGCAGTTgatttgaccggcctagatttaatTTGAGTTAACCAATGAGGTGAAATGATGACTACCGGTTATCCATATCCTATTAGGGCCGGTCACTCGTCCCTAACCACGAACAGCTCCTGACAACTGACCACAGATGGCCGGTCACGTCCCTTTTAAGAAAGTGAAATCCGTGACCGACTAAAACAGGttctatacaacgatgcttcatatgcatcgattattttgagctgctttcttaaaagtgatgctttacatgcatctattacaaacgatattttataaataccaattttataaataatttaattatttaacctaaaagtaCATATGTTATTCTCTAAGAGCTGGCTCACGACAAGTCTCATTCATTCAACTTGACTTGTCACTTATGACCACTTTCCAATCTTGTGCGTGATTGGTCTAAATAATTAGGTTTTGCAAGCAAGACCCACTTAGCCACTACCATAAAGGACTTGTTTCATTCTTCATGTAACTTGCTCCATATTACccacaaaatactcgagacatcaaacatatcacaacTGGGGGATGTCCATCAAGGTGTTGCTCTGGCGGTTTACGGCGTGCTGCGTGTAACATGCCCACTAAGCGAAAGTGACTGGAATAGCGGATAGGTGACAGGTAGAGGAGCAGTGGGAGTACAAACCGTCCAGTCTTCCCATAACCATAAGACACGGTTTTTCACCATTCACCCATGATCTCCACTACTTCACAACTCCCACTTCCAATGAGATCATTGTGTTCggctatgacttgtataaatagatttttcaatctatttcaaccaacaacattggtaattatgaatgcaagtattcAGAAACCATCCAGGATCGACAACTTACACTTTGCAAGTAGATTctctacattctgatacaagtcataaaaactaCACTTTACAGAGTTCATCatcctgatctcaacaccttctagcaagactggaacggccatttcttggtttaggccaggattgtacagattgatctctcgaatctaaaggtATTCCTGTgcaatacatttgtttagggtttagattcatttctcatcaacacatccaATTTACTATTtttagcagaatcagtttttaccataCTACAAGTGTTTATTGGATCGAAAAATATTTTTCTCTGAGTGTCGGCGATTAATGAGTTGACTCATTTCCAAAAATTGATTTTTCATCTTGTCTTTTCTAATGTTCACGGAAGCTATGTTTCGCATTACCTAATTGCATGAGGAAGCATCAATGGAATATCTTGATATCTCCTCTAACCAAGCATTTAACAACATGCCAAATCTGACAATATCTTTGTCTTTTGCTTCTGCCGGACTCAAAAAATCCAATTTGATTTCACGATATAACTAACAATTATTTCTTTTGTCCCTAAATAGATGACtcatttatttttaaattttgtctcaTTATAAATTAAATAATGGATATTTctgaacaattttttttaaatattctatATCATTAAGTAAttgatttttaattaattatcgtTAATATAAAAAGTATAGACGtatttatattcgttacataTGTGCATTAAAATAATATCTAACAGTATAAAGTTTTTAAATATCGGTTGTATAATTTGGGACATAAATCCATTTTAAattggggaaattaggctcaggcccaacccatggataacccataatatgaggcccctagataaaagagttttattagtaggccctgaattaaaaaataaatttaataaaagcgAAAAGACTAAATTAGCCTCAAGTATATAAGAGGCGTCACCTACCTTTCTCTCGTTCAGACGCCATTATTTCATTTCcaaggagagagaaaacaaatctcactcacctgaaacagaaagaaatctagaaaaaaacccaaaaaatcaagaaatcttcctgaaatctgttccaaaacaaagatcgagatcaaaaactattcatcatttgctaacccctaaatcagagaaacagatcgaaaaagtttcagattcaaaaaccaaaaaaatcaaaagaaacagtttcagattcagtttcagattcaaaacctaaatcgcCGTTGTTACTGATTCCTGTTGATGAAATACTCCGACGATTAATCACTAGGTAAGTTTTGATTTGAAGTTGTTAGTTTTGATTCCTGTTGTTACTGATTCGTGGGTCGAAAATTtctgaactagggtttgtaatgaGATTACAACAAACATAACTCATTCTGACTGATAATTCCTTTTACAGATCGGAGAAGGAGAACAATCGTTTGTGCATAAAATCCATGAAATAACTGATTAAATAGAAACAAAGGTAAGTCATGGATGTGATATAACTGATTGATTTAGTGGATTTCATTTCTGAGATGTTACTGtttgaaaaccctagaaactctaagttaaattgcaatcaactaacttgattttattactacatcaactgcagattcagaatcaaatttcttttggaataaaaatggtgaaaggaaaaatgaatccCCCTAGAAAAGATGATACAATTACAGGTACTAAGTTGTGAAAACTATTGTTTTCATGGTCTCATGTTTATTTCTCATATAATGCTTGTGAATATGTAATTACACAGACAAggacatgtgtaactataagttacacactcAAAATGTAACCACTGACtgtgttgtggtttgtatattgattgtgtaacttatagttacacataccaAGTGAGCCTGTCACCACTGACTTTCCtagggatgtgtaactagtagttgcacataaaaaattggttgtgtttaggatgtgtaacttgtagttacacatagaaaattggttgtgtaaattaaagttactcattaatatgcatgtgtaagttaaagTTACACCTTGTAGAATGTCTAGgattgagtgtgtaacttgtagttaaaatctactaactgaagaaatttaaaagtttctaatgtaagtgatgcttttgaatgtataactacgcaaacaagggcctgtgtaactttaagttacacattcaaaatctcaccactatgttgtggtttgtatattgagtgtgtaacttgtagttacacatacaaatgagccttgcagaagtggctgtgtaacttgtagttacacatcttaactgtgagttacacattcaagatgttaccaatgacttgcaaagtggctgtgtaaCTGTAAGATACACATTGAAAATCTAATCACTGACTTGCCAATTgactgtgtaactacaagttacacatgcataataacataactGATTTGGCAATTGCCTAgataactaaaagttacacatgcaaaaataTAACCTATGACTGTATTGTGTTTGTAAATTATAGTTGGACATAAAAAAATGACCCCTTTAAACCTTCATATGCAtgtaagttaaggttacacaacacagaatagaatgattcagtttgtgtacttggcaaatacacatagtttgtaacatgattttcattttgtagttaaaaacgagtgtatttgataagtacacaacatactgactcatgctatttttgtgtgtgatgtgtacaggaaacctaaggcagtcgttgaatgcagtaaaggatttagtaaaggtgataaagcctataggactgactgatagggctcatagatatcttaggagagctgcttacggagaactcgtaatgatgtattacgatgactatgatacaactgtaccaactacaacaagacagataactaccaacaaacacggcgtcttgaagctcttgaactgctttgacatggattgtgagacaccatgttcattcaAGTTTGCTGATGATAAGATTATAGAGTCTACACCGGCAAAGCTGGCTGGTATATTTTGCATGCAGAGGATTGGAAGCAGAAAGGGTCAGAAGCTGTTAAAGTACTATTGTCCTAGTGATTTGACTGACAATGTTTTATACAGCAAATACTTCACCGATATCAAATCTACAAAGCATCAGACGACGGTGACTAAGACaaacattttagagaagataaaacaacttatggcaaaaaggagaaaaagtgggaaaagaaagaaagttgatgaAAAGGATCTAGTTTGCCTGATAGGTCTTTATCTTTGCTGTGTATTGTTTTTTGGCGACAAAAATGCCAATGGAGTGAACGCGAAATATCTTAGTATCGTTGAAACTTATGATACGGTGCTCAAGGTGTCGTGGCCTGATTTAATACACGAGCACTTGTTTGAAGAGATTCATACTAATCTTAGTTGTTTGTCAAATGTGAAGGCTTGTGTGCAATACCTACTGGTAAAAAGCTTGTGTGTAATTTCTATTCCAGCAGTTTTAGTGTTACGTGATGGATATTTTTGTTCAAtcgactaattaaaatttatatgttgcagttaTTGTTTGCTGAACACACGCCAGCAGGATTAATCCCGAAAGTTGAGAACCACGAGGAAGATATCCCGAGGGTTGGGAGATGGGATATATACCAGATTTCTGATTACATTTGGAAAACAGACATGACACAGTTTTCGGTAAGTGTTATATgtcagttggtttaggttttgtaaatttatggtaatgtaatttagataaaactttgatgtaatcaaaattgtcatgtgtagctataagttacacatttaaatgtgcttgtgtaatttatagttacacatgcaaaagatAACACAAGTGAATGCAACTATAGGTTATgtaacatatatatcctgtttgtatatatatcctgtgcttatgtaactataggttacacattttatatgtatatccactttacattagatatatgtGTAACCTTTAGTTACAcatatccactttacattagatatatctaatgtgcttatgtaactataggttacacatataaaatgtgcttatgtaactttaagttacacatacaaccgaaaaatgtatatttagaatgttcaactgttttttgcaatctcttttaacctctccatctgttaattgcagccaactcctagctttgtggctgagttttcacagcttgagaAGCAGCTGGGTATATCAACCGTGGTACCCAGCAAGGACGACCTGCAAAGTTGGCTGAAAGCGCAAACTATTGAGAATAGCCATCTGAAAGAGCAACTGCAAGAAAAGCAAGCAATGCTTAAAGCAGTGTATGCAATTGCAAGAGAAGGGATATCAGAAGGGGACCTTTCAGGAACAGCGGAATTCAAGGTtcacaaatttagttgccaaattatgcaagcaatgggtattgatccttacaaagtgacccaggaagagtttatgcaacatgaagatgatgtacatggaggtactgagcatggagctactgagcatgaagaagaagagttacaatTAGTTGAGACAGAGCAACAAGGAGATGGAAGTACtgagcaagagaaagagaaagatgacgcggaaacttccttccatgaagaatgtaagtagttgttcatttttaatatgcttctttaacttgatagaggtacccaattagttgacactaaggtctttgaacctttttaatttcatattttacttgttcatttttaacttgcttgtttaacttgattagacttaataaatgttgagtaaactgatcatatggatgtgtaatccctagttacacatgccacatgcatgtgtaacttctggttacactagttagatgcatgtgtaactccatgttacactaggtatccatgccatattcatgtgtaacatgaagttacacatattagttatccaagccagtcgattacacatgatatattcttcttgaaattttattaaaaaaatttaacatcatcatcatcatcctaattctcgtttcaatacttgtgcagttccatgtatgagccttgcagctggaaatacgccaacaattctgcaagctcaaactgctgcagaggGGCACAAAAGACCACTCAGGACATATAGTTCGAGTATGAAGAGTGTGACAACTTGCaagactccaccaaagaaaaggCCTGTCGCAAAGCAAAAGCCCACTCCTACAAATAATGTTgatgaggagcagaagaaagatgTTGAAGAGACACCTGTTACGGATGAGGCACAGAAGAAAGCTGCAGATGGTGGAGTTGTGGATGGGGCAGGTGATGATGTAGCTGCAAAAGCCGTAGGTGATGATGTTACTGCAAAAGTCAATGAGGATACACCTGCAACTGTTGGTGACGGTTTGGTTATGACTGCTCCAACTCAGCCAACTCCTGGAACTTTTGATGACAGTTCTGCTTCAACACAGTTTGAGGACTCCATGGTGATAACTGCTACAACACCGCAAACACAGCCTGACAATGCTCAGACCTACAGGTTGGTGCAACTAGGAGCTAACCCCGATGATATGACGAATGTTGAAGTGAGTGAAATGATAGATGAGATCGTCAGCAACATTAACAAAACTGAACATGGACCCGCAGTGACGGAGAATGCAGAACCTACCTCAACTGGTAACCACTCTTCCGTtctatgttttgtttgtaatggaagtgtaacttcaagttacacattgtaaaaggcatgtgtagcttgaggttacatacagtgtgttttgtttgtaatggaagtgtaacttcaagttacacattgtaaaaggcatgtgtagcttgaggttacatacagtacattattattttggcttgtgtaactttaagttacatacaTGTGCTAATTTTACTGAGATTCTGCCTATATTTGTTTGCGCAGCTACAACGCAGGAAAACGTTTTTAGCCTTGGATTAGAAAAAACTCCAAAACCTGCAGGAGAGTTACTGAAGGAAGCTGCAAATGCAATAAGAGAAAGGCAACCATCATTCATACAACAACGTGTGCTGAGGAATAGAAAAATCCCAACACAAGATCTGAAACAATatcaaagaaattcaaagaggattaagaagacagctaatgaagaagaaatggccgcagttccagaagtagaagaagatagaatggctgaggttgctgaagaagatgatggaacaaTGAGAAACGATGTGAAAGGTTCAGAAGTTATCGAAAGGCTGGAAGGCGAGAAAAAGAATAAAGTGCTTGAATATTTCAATACTCATACGAAAACGTAAGTAGCTTGACTCCAAGTAGGCTTGATTCTGTTATTGATTGTTGTATTTTACTACTTGATTCTGTTATCTTGATTGATAATAGTTTACTTCTTTGTAATGCAGAGACATTACTTGGATGGAACGCAAAGAAGATGGTAGCAAGCTGTTTGATATATCTGGAGAACTAATGATACAGCTTACAAAGAAAGAATCCTTCTTGGAGTCAGAATTCATCGACTTCTACATTAGCAGATTGAGGACGAAGATGAACTCTAACAGCAAGTATGACAAGGCGATATTCCTGTCGCCAAAAGCATACGTAAGTACTTCGatatatttaaaatcttattgcatttataatgtctctgcattacaaagaagtgtaaaacccaaggccctatgtgtaacttctgtttacataatcacttgttcatttgtaacttttgattaaaaatgtGAGTTTGACATTCCAAATGGTTTTTGCAGATCTCTTACTTGAAGgattacgaagaattcaagaaatttTGGATTCCGAAGCTTGCGAAGGAGTATGTCAAGTACAAGAACGATGCAGTCAGACTTTTCGCCCCAATGTGCAACAACAAACACACTACAAACTGCTGGAGTATGACTTGAGGAGCTCTAATCCTTGGTCCTACATGAACTCGTCAAACGTTAAGGAACTCAAGGGTGAACACCTTCTTcaagccaagaaatatgcatttgCAATTACTACAGAACTGAGACTCCGCTGTCCTTTTGCTCTTGGGATGAATGAAAATGCCAAGAATCTCAATGCGCCCCCACAAGGTACAATTCCTGACTGTCTTCCATGTGTATGCAATTACatgaagatcaggatgaagaataaaccacttgacaaaaaattaacctcaactatgatgctatggtggactgacaagctgaaccgcatgagaggaagcatgctatacaagattctttcggatccatctagagatgtgtaaagcagtcattaggattagaaaaaattctatactcgcaaatatgttgttagccacaaacagatgttagacttggaaaatatgttgttagaaacttttaaat
This is a stretch of genomic DNA from Papaver somniferum cultivar HN1 chromosome 1, ASM357369v1, whole genome shotgun sequence. It encodes these proteins:
- the LOC113353159 gene encoding uncharacterized protein LOC113353159 produces the protein MDCETPCSFKFADDKIIESTPAKLAGIFCMQRIGSRKGQKLLKYYCPSDLTDNVLYSKYFTDIKSTKHQTTVTKTNILEKIKQLMAKRRKSGKRKKVDEKDLVCLIGLYLCCVLFFGDKNANGVNAKYLSIVETYDTVLKVSWPDLIHEHLFEEIHTNLSCLSNVKACVQYLLLLFAEHTPAGLIPKVENHEEDIPRVGRWDIYQISDYIWKTDMTQFSPTPSFVAEFSQLEKQLGISTVVPSKDDLQSWLKAQTIENSHLKEQLQEKQAMLKAVYAIAREGISEGDLSGTAEFKVHKFSCQIMQAMGIDPYKVTQEEFMQHEDDVHGGTEHGATEHEEEELQLVETEQQGDGSTEQEKEKDDAETSFHEEFPCMSLAAGNTPTILQAQTAAEGHKRPLRTYSSSMKSVTTCKTPPKKRPVAKQKPTPTNNVDEEQKKDVEETPVTDEAQKKAADGGVVDGAGDDVAAKAVGDDVTAKVNEDTPATVGDGLVMTAPTQPTPGTFDDSSASTQFEDSMVITATTPQTQPDNAQTYRLVQLGANPDDMTNVEVSEMIDEIVSNINKTEHGPAVTENAEPTSTATTQENVFSLGLEKTPKPAGELLKEAANAIRERQPSFIQQRRHYLDGTQRRW